A region of the Ranitomeya imitator isolate aRanImi1 chromosome 10, aRanImi1.pri, whole genome shotgun sequence genome:
ACAAATACAAATGGGGGGTTCAGTCTGCTTGCTTGATGCAGAATGTTCTAAAAAGCAATACACAGACTCCGCACAAGGGACTTCAGACATATATACCATCATGATCGGCTGTGCTATAACTGCTGCTGTAAGTCATTATGGGGAGACCTGCCAGGTGATGTGATCTATCTTCTCTACCTCATACTGTCTGAAATTAACCAAGAATTATTCTGATTCATAAACTTCAGAGAATTTTGTAAAATTTGGGTCTATTTTGTTTTATGCAAAATTGATTTTTGCTTCGTTAAGATTTTTATGATGAAGAAAAGATACATTTTGGGTGGATTTTGCAGCAGAATTATGCACTTGGAAGCAGATTTACCATATCGTCTTGTTGGGTTGAGGAAACCTTTCTAACAAAAAGTTCTTCAATATTTAATTTCAACATTCTGCCTGCCCATTGGACAAGCAGTCTCTATTCTGTGGCATCTATCATTTTACATGTACATGAGTCCTGCTGTTTATTACAGATCCTGAGCCGGCACCGTGTGACTGCAGTAAGTGTTCGGCACCTATGAAAGCAGCCTTCCGTTTGTACAGTCAATATATGATGTACCGTAATTGCAGGAAGGGGCTAACGAAAATGGATTGAAAGTTCTGTTTTGATTTTCCCATTCAGTATTCAATGACACAATTTGACTATTATTCTGACTTTTCCACCTTTATGTATGTTttaatatttcaattttttttctgcaggtcATGTTAAAGGCGATATCTTGATTGACCTCACTGTTGGTTCTATGGTTCATCATTTGTTTGCAGCCTGTGACTTTTTCAAGCACATCATAGTGCTGAAGATGAGAGACAGATGCATCATGGAGATGAAAAGATGGGTGGACTCACGTACAGGAGCGTTTGATTGGAACCATGCCACACAACTTCATGTAGATAGTGTGGGAAAGAGGTGATGTATATGTCCTAAAATTAGGAAAACCCTCTTATGTCATTTTTTATTACAAAAGATATAAAAGCAGTTCTTAGTGTAATATCTTAAATATCTATGGTTTCCCTGATGGTACAATGATGGTTTGTTCAAACTGAAATTTTAGATCTCAGTAGGAAAGTCTACATTTGTCCAATCAGGACTAAATTCTCAACGTTCGTAGCTGTAGAATAAAAGGCCTTGTTGGGAGGGTACAGTAAGGCTGTGTTCGTataatatttgggttagaggtaAAAACTAGGAGCATCACAATCCTCAgctctagtgttgagcgacttttacttttataggatcgggccgggtttcacgaaacctgactttttcaaaagtcgcgagcggtcacatgggcggtcgcgcgaccaatcacaagccgcgacgtcaccacgacgtcaccgcaaggtcctggaagcgctgattcgaaggaaggaaggttcccggttagtaccagggcgcgtccgagggtgagtatagcgatattttttatttttattctttattttacacataaatctgaattccgataccaattcccgatatcttaaacatatcgggaatcggtatcggaattccgattccagattcagaagatcgacgacttcatggccgaccccacacaggggtcgggtcaggtttcatgaaacccgactttagcAAAaggcggcgacttctgaaaattgccgacccgtttcgctcaaccctactcagctcTATTGAATATCCAACATATTCAGCTGATCCCCTATATAGAGGCAAATGGTTGCCATTGACCaaattgcaaaaattagttttccaAGATATAATTTTTGCAGTGGTCATTGTACCAGACAGACCAATTGTAACAGTCTGCCATGCTGGGGacccttacccgtctcccatataccagtttgaacagggagaaccccgtggattcttggggtacctcccaataggcaaacaggaagtgaggcaagaatttctcccagtccctgtaggtcctggtaaaagtcccaatgagttgttttaacgtcccgttaaagcgttcacacaacccattggtttgcaggtggtacagggcgcttctaatggactttacaccgcacagcttccacagttggttggtcacctctgctgtaaactgggtaccctggtctgagataatctcccagggaaatccaacccatgagaaaacctggagcagggcagccgccaccgtctctgccagtatgttaggtagcgcaaccgcctctggatatcgtgtggcataatctaccattgTCAATATATagcttttccctgatggactgggtttggctaacggccctatcagatcgaccgctactcggctaaatggttcctccacaatggggagggggtgtaatttggccttgcatcgatctcccctcttgccaatggggactgccacaggtctggcagtattgacgaacatcataggttacccctggccaaaaaaagttttttgtcagacaatgcctggtgcgactgacgccgaagtgcccggccaagggtatgtcatgagagattcgcagtaactcctgcctatacttcatgggaactaccagctgttgttttatagtggggctcgtccctgtgtggtgctgctctgtgatccggtagaggagtccctgcttccatataaactgttccccttccagtacccctctcccctcctgtgccttcccacgttatccctccaatgaaggatcctcaagtaatccctcttaaattcatctggggtggcccaaggaatgtgtctggctatgagaatatgtgtagggctgggatgtcttacctgggcctcctatgagtgtgattccgcctccacacctcgagcttgtctccgggtggtcacaggatatgtctcagccagagggtcaaccgagaaggcagacaacatgggccccaagtcatttcctagcaagacgtctgcaggcaaatcctccatcaagccaacctcaacaaggccatccctgactccccagttcaggtgaatcctggcagtgggcagtcgatgtatggctcctcctgctacacagactgccactgtcgggtccgtcttctcttggtcctggacgagatgaggcttcacaagggtcaaagttgcccctgaatctcttagtccctgcatacgtttcccattaatccacatgacctgtcgatgctgttgtcgattatctgcccgagctgcctgcacggggtctatttcatgcagcacttcccccatctcttccaccccttggttaatcGTAGtcgccaatgccgggtcagctttgccttggtagcagtgtacagccacccggctgaaggtagctgttcccgcctttggccactgggtatgctgagtccagttgggacattgtctttgcagttggcccagctgacggcaggtgtggcatcgcgccccaggggaactgtggcaggccgggtttctagctggtccccctacaattttCGGTGGTTTGggcccctccaggtccatgggcggacccctagtgaccatcattgatccggacaactgaggcctcctggcatcatgatgttcatcggccagacgagtggcttcctcaagagtcgttggccgcctgtcccgaagccattcctgtgtctcgagggttagtccattaaagaatcgttctaacaagaccagctggaggacgtcctccttagtggttgcttggctcccttgtacccactgtagcagtgaccgccgtatttTACAGGCCcactcagcgtgggtatcggttactcgttttgtaAGTCTGCGGaaattttggcggtatgcctctggtgtcagcgcatattgGGCCAAGATCACTTTTTTGATCCGCTCAGAGTCCATACAgttctcatcaggtaccgtgcgataggcgtccgctgcccggcctgtcagcttgctggccagaatctgaacccgttcctccggtttcacttgatgaagggcagactgccgctcaaagtcctgctgaaagcgatcaatgtcttcctctgcctcccccaactgtcggaaggcattatactggatctttttgtggcttactgttgaaggtacctggtcggaggccagagctcccactgctcgctgactctcctctctccactctgccatctccatcttggccagctccactttggtccactctgccatctccatcttggctagctctatcctagtccactcggccatcttttccttcagatcagtatgcacatcagccatcacctctcgtatgatctctactgcagggtttgggccatagaacgccagtctgttctttacttccctctggaattcagtctcctccacgttcacattggggggcgctgcaatgtcgtgttccatgatggctgctatcaaatccgcttttgttttgttgctggcgattaaccctcaggcttccaccagatcttttaatgtaatccactttaacttctggtagttgttttccattcataactttcctcctgtagaaggggtatcagatcccgctgtctgccaccagtgtaacggagtCTGCcgtgctggggtacctctttcagtaccaccccatgtttcaggaggtccactttgctttggctggagtctgaatgaaggacgctggctggaactgcttggttacatgggcgcatataaaatctcactgcttctccacgtatttccaatctgacaacactttattcacaggacacagaatatataacacagatacagagggcagaccaatagaaaagcagcaggccagacatacattacactagccgcagggggccggagcctgccgatatttactgttggaattacaaaggtggggggaggacagaaggggatatcttgtcccctctgcccaggagagcagcctgtgggctgatgcatctcacatggaacctattatacatacatataactcaacattttctgggtgctgtggggttccgtaacacgtagCACCAATTTTCTGCACTTTCCTGTTTATTGAAAAAGTTTTGCCAGCATCTAATATATTTAGAGAAAACAATAAAACACTATTCTGGTTTCAGTTAGGAGAATGGGGATCTATTTCTACCTTTACGGCATTTGAAGggaacaaaacatttttttatccACAAACTGGGTGAAAATATAATACTTTGTAACCATAAAACTTAGTGCTTCAGTCTTGGTGGAATTCAAATATTTTCCCAACTGGAAGCTGATTATCCAGCACTAACCACTGAGCTCTAATGGCATCCCATTCAATATTGACAGTGAGACGATCACTTTCATCACGTTTCCCATCTCTTTCAGTGACCAGTTACTGGACAAAGAAGGAAAAGTGCGATCAGCCCTTCAACATGTTGTGAAATGTAACCTTGAGAAAGAAGATATGATGGATCCGATCGTCTTACCACCTGCCGATTGTGTCATCAGTGGTTGGCTCCTAGATTATATCTGCAAAAACCAAGATGATTACATGAGATATCTCAGGAAGTTCTCTTCATTGCTGAAACCTGGAGGACGCATTATATTACTTTCATGTTTAGAGAATACATATTTCAAATTCGGGAAAGACAAATTTCATACTTTCAGTTTTGATGCTGATTTTGCCAGGAAAGCTCTAGTTGCAGAAGGTTTTATCATTGACCGCTGTGAGGTTAAGAAAAGAACGGCTGTGAGTGACCTTACTGACTATAAGGCTATGCTATTTATTGCAGCTCACAAAGACAAGTAGGTCTGAGATGTCACAATTTCATTTTCCGTGTTGTATGTGAATCTTAAATTTTATCATTATCCTTAATCTAGTGCGTGATGCAATTGTAAAAAAATCTAACTGATCTGTCAAAACGTGTTAATGATGATCCATTCATATTTACATTTTCCATGACAGAGTTGGATGTTTAGTAATAAAAGTGCACACAATAAAGCAGTTTTAAGGCGACAGACGTCCGATTTACCTGTTTGTGTCCTTTTGAAACATAACATTTCTCACATTTAGTCTAAACTTTGCAAAAATTTACTTATGGACATTGATCATATTGAGTGGGATGTGCCacatactaaggctatgtgcacacgttgcggattaggcttaggaatttctggtgtggattctgcctttcctggcagaaaacgcacctgcagttccgcagcgttttttgtgcagttctgcagcattttttgtgcgtttttgctgcggttttcttgaagatttgctgtggtttttacccctgcagttttctataatggaatgggtacaaaaacgctgcagattcacaaaaaagaagtgacatgctacttcgttTAAACcgtagcgtttccgcagcggattttccgcaaagtgtgcacaacatttttttttctcattgatttacattgtactgtaaatcaattgcggatcttcagcgtttctgcacctcaaaaaacgctgcggatccgcagagaatctgcaacgtgtgcacataccctaaatgcatAAAAGCATTAACTGAAATCAGAATAAATCACAGTAAGGGTAGGTGAacaagttgcagatttgcctgtggaattttctgcgcagattcttcctctcttggcggAAAATGCAGGCGCATTTCTgatgctttttttgtgcattttttcatgtttttttatgtggatttgtctgcgtttttgtaacctaaataaaactaacatacttaaaaaaaaaaattgtgatgtcatttcttgtccaatctCTTCATTTACAtattccattgaagaataatgtttacacatatagagatagatcgatagatagatagatagataatatatagatacataatggatagatagatattaaatatataatagatgcatctatagatagatagatggatatatagatagataatagatagataaatctatagataggtaaatctatctatagatatatctatctatctagcagcacatgtgcatgaatctagctcactgttaatctatgggacagcacacatcagtatttttttcCTCAGGTGTATTCGACGTGTGTGTAAAATTTCATCAGGCTGCAATTGGCACCGTGACTCGGcccagactcgccaatgcaagcctatgtgtgcgagaaaaaaaattgaacagcACATAGACCAtgcgagtgcagtctgatttttacacactgaTGTCCTTTGAAAAGACGGCAATTCATCTGGcgcctacagtaaaatcacagcgtgacaggttagaatagaatagatagaatagacatatacacatagaatacatagatatatagatttcagtgacacgcacatatatatatatatatacagtggggcaaaaaagtatttagtcagtcagcaatagtgcaagttccaccacttaaaaagatgagaggcgtctgtaatttacatcataggtaaacctcaactatgggagacaaactgagaaataaaaatcaagaaaatcacattgtctgtttttttaacaatttatttgcatattatggtggaaaataagtatttggtcagaaacaaacaatcaggatttctggctctcacagacctgtaacttcttctttaagagtctcctctttcctccactcattacctgtagtaatggcacctgtttaaacttgttatcagtataaaaagacacctgtgcacaccctcaaacagtctgactccaaactccactatggtgaagaccaaagagctgtcaaaggacaccagaaacaaaattgtagccctgcaccaggctgggaagactgaatctgcaatagccaaccagcttggagtgaagaaatcaacagtgggagcaataattagaaaatggaagacatacaagaccactgataatctccctcgatctggggctccacgcaaaatcccaccccgtggggtcagaatgatcacaagaacggtgagcaaaaatcccagaaccatgcggggggacctagtgaatgaactgcagagagctgggaccaatgtaacaaggcctaccataagtaacacactacgccaccatggactcagatcctgcagtgccagacgtgtcccaatgcttaagccagtacatgtccgggcccgcctgaagtttgctagagagcatttggatgatccagaggagttttgggagaatgtcctatggtctgatgaaaccaaactggaactgtttggtagaaacacaacttgtcgtgtttggaggaaaaagaatactgagttgcatccatcaaacaccatacctactgtaaagcatggtggtggaaacatcatgctttggggctgtttctctgcaaaggggccaggacgactgatccgggtacatgaaagaatgaatggggccatgtatcgtgagattttgagtgcaaacctccttccatcagcaagggcattgaagatgaaacgtggctgggtctttcaacatgacaatgattcaaagcacactgccagggcaacgaaggagtggcttcgtaagaagcatttcaaggtcctggagtggcctagacagtctccagatctcaaccctatagaaaacctttggagggagttgaaagtccgtgttgccaagcgaaaagccaaaaacatcactgctctagaggagatctgcatggaggaatgggccaacataccaacaacagtgtgtggcaaccttgtgaagacttacagaaaacgtttgacctctgtcattgccaacaaaggata
Encoded here:
- the LOC138652087 gene encoding nicotinamide N-methyltransferase-like; this encodes MDSSTCKRYHEDEFDSRENLENYFSNKPDMVFREDSLIFPIENLTKTFTEGHVKGDILIDLTVGSMVHHLFAACDFFKHIIVLKMRDRCIMEMKRWVDSRTGAFDWNHATQLHVDSVGKSDQLLDKEGKVRSALQHVVKCNLEKEDMMDPIVLPPADCVISGWLLDYICKNQDDYMRYLRKFSSLLKPGGRIILLSCLENTYFKFGKDKFHTFSFDADFARKALVAEGFIIDRCEVKKRTAVSDLTDYKAMLFIAAHKDK